The stretch of DNA CGTTGATACGCTGTTTCAGAGTGTCCACATTTTCATGAATTTTTTTGACGTTATCCAGTCGTTTTTGTAAATGGACTTTATATTCCTTAATTTCACTAAACAAAGGATTGAGTGCGCTTTTTAACCAGTTGCCTGCATCATATCTCGCCAAAATAAAGACATCTTCTGCCTGACCCACCAGTGCCAGGTAGAATTTCTTAATGAGAAAATGCTTTTCAGTCATGACGTTGACTGGGTCATTACAGAAATCTGACGTAGACTGAATTAACTCTGTCAGCTTGGCATGATGCATTTCCAGATTTAAAGCGGGTGGGTTGACCCGCTTAAGCTGATGTTTTTTATAAAAACGCGTATACGCTGTGTCAAGCAGGCGTTGAATATGCATGCTGCCTTCCTGAGTGCTTTCAAACTGACTCATGAGTAGTGCCAATAAAGATTGCATGCCGCGCATCAGGCCAGTTGTTGTCCACCTGTCCTGAATAGACAGGCGGCTTTTATCCAGCGTTTCTTCAAGCCATTGCTGATCAAGGTTGGCTAGCATTGCACTGCCCTGTTGTGATAAAGCCTGCTTGGTCAGGTTGAAATTTTTTACAGAAGAGTCGTACTGTTTTTTGTCTTCAAGAATTTTTTCCCGAAGCATTTCAATGACCCCACGGTTTTTTCCGGTCAGGGAAACCAGTTCAGATAGCTCATGACGGGAAGAAAGCAGCTGATTGTCGATTTGTTGACGAGATGATGCGACCATGTCGCCGATTTCTTTAAGTACTGAGTTGCATACAATGACCTGTTTGCCGGGAATAAAATCATTTGCAAACAGGCTTTCCAATTTTTCAATGCCACTTTTTTCCAACAACACAGCATCATTACGAATTTTTGCTAACAATGCTTTTTGCGCTGAAATCGTAATCACGCTTTCAGGTGGCAGATTGAGCTGACTGGCTGTTTTTTCCAGTTGCCGTTGAATACTGTCTTCGATCTGTTTTTGTGATTTCAAATCATCCCATACGGTATCAATTTTATTTAATACAGCAACACGGCGTTGTGCATGGGGTTCAACAAATTGACGCCAGATAACCATATCCGATTGCGTCACACCCGTATCGGTTGCCAGTAAAAACAACACAGCATGGGCGTTAGGAATGATATTAAGGGTTAATTCCGGCTCGGTACCGAGTGCATTTAAACCTGGGGTATCAAGAATGACCAGCCCGCTATTAAGCAAGGGGTGGGGA from Sulfurirhabdus autotrophica encodes:
- a CDS encoding dynamin family protein, with product MTTQLKAQIEHYQHWREELIQAITAYASWLEKSGNQDASQSLRLSELLESLKHDHMTLAFVAEFSRGKTELINALFFSDFNQRLLPSDVGRTTMCPTEIFSEPGQAPYIRLLPIETRARDDSIGALKKLSKEWNRIKLDLSSPDEMLAAMQRLTETKMVTPDEAKKLGLWSDDPALINMIGHNGKIEVPSWRYAQINYPHPLLNSGLVILDTPGLNALGTEPELTLNIIPNAHAVLFLLATDTGVTQSDMVIWRQFVEPHAQRRVAVLNKIDTVWDDLKSQKQIEDSIQRQLEKTASQLNLPPESVITISAQKALLAKIRNDAVLLEKSGIEKLESLFANDFIPGKQVIVCNSVLKEIGDMVASSRQQIDNQLLSSRHELSELVSLTGKNRGVIEMLREKILEDKKQYDSSVKNFNLTKQALSQQGSAMLANLDQQWLEETLDKSRLSIQDRWTTTGLMRGMQSLLALLMSQFESTQEGSMHIQRLLDTAYTRFYKKHQLKRVNPPALNLEMHHAKLTELIQSTSDFCNDPVNVMTEKHFLIKKFYLALVGQAEDVFILARYDAGNWLKSALNPLFSEIKEYKVHLQKRLDNVKKIHENVDTLKQRINDQQSTIRHLEEHVAFLDGIMKQFSNPQGETPDKAIEHNTALLH